A single window of Jaculus jaculus isolate mJacJac1 chromosome 14, mJacJac1.mat.Y.cur, whole genome shotgun sequence DNA harbors:
- the LOC101610318 gene encoding vomeronasal type-1 receptor 4-like, whose product MFPSDMILGIFLISQFSIGIIGNMLLFLSSVYTFLAQHYLKKSLDSILMHLTMANTLTIVFTLIPGIISTFGVRHFFSDDDCKAVLYIYRVTRGVSIFTTSFLSTFQAITISPNNSKWAWLKPKLSTWTPPFFLFSWLINMLIYTEIIEYVIAKNYSSHVGQKYFHAYCQIKQYGDENSWSFLIVILTRDLLLVVLMMSTSLYMVSLLCRHRSRTRHVHSHRLSSQPSPETKATHSILLLVSCFVFFYWLNNLFTLYRFYMPEKISRLQGINAILSSCYPTISPFILMRNNRIILPFTLSLSMVRSTCIQNAFSSWSEPHIRPLPCSEWYRRCTLY is encoded by the coding sequence ATGTTTCCAAGTGACATGATCTTGGGAATTTTCCTTATATCTCAGTTTTCTATAGGTATTATAGGGAACATGTTGCTCTTCCTGTCATCTGTGTACACCTTCTTAGCTCAACATTATTTGAAGAAATCCCTTGATTCAATTTTAATGCACCTGACAATGGCCAATACATTGACAATTGTCTTCACGCTGATACCTGGTATCATATCAACCTTTGGAGTAAGACATTTTTTCAGTGATGATGATTGCAAGGCAGTCTTGTATATCTACAGAGTTACTCGTGGTGTATCTATCTTTACTACCTCATTTCTGAGTACATTTCAAGCCATCACCATCAGTCCCAATAACTCTAAGTGGGCGTGGCTTAAACCTAAACTGTCTACATGgacccctcccttctttcttttctcctggcTCATCAACATGCTCATCTATACTGAGATCATTGAGTATGTAATAGCCAAGAACTATTCCAGTCATGTTGGACAAAAATACTTTCATGCTTACTGTCAAATTAAGCAGTATGGGGATGAAAATTCATGGTCATTTCTCATTGTCATACTGACTCGAGATCTCCTCCTTGTGGTCCTCATGATGTCAACCAGCCTCTACATGGTGAGTCTCCTTTGCAGACATCGTAGCAGAACCCGGCATGTCCACAGTCACAGGCTCTCCTCCCAGCCATCTCCTGAAACTAAAGCCACTCACAGCATCCTTTTGCTGGTAAGTTGCTTTGTGttcttttattggttgaataaCCTTTTCACCCTTTATCGATTCTATATGCCTGAGAAAATTTCAAGACTGCAGGGAATTAATGCTATTTTATCATCCTGCTACCCAACCATTAGTCCTTTCATACTCATGAGGAATAATAGAATTATTTTGCCATTTACTTTATCCCTTTCCATGGTGAGAAGTACTTGTattcaaaatgcattcagtaGCTGGTCTGAACCCCACATCAGACCCCTACCCTGCAGTGAATGGTATAGGAGATGCACATTGTATTGA